Within Desulfobacter sp., the genomic segment GATCTTGTTTTTCCACTTGACAGGCTTTTTCCAAATATGACTTTTTCATTCCCACAATCACACTTGCAAAGCCATTTGTACGACCCTCCATTTTTCCCAACCGTTTTCATAACTTTAAGTTTACCAAATCTCCTTCCTGTAAGATCTTGAAAAGCTCCCATTGAGAATCCTCCATTAAAAATTTAAGGTATCGATGACCAACAAAACTTTTTGTTCGTCTAAAAGCGAACGAAATTTTTCCGGCTAAAAAGTAAGAAATCTGTTCATGCTGAATAAGATATGCATAAACAGATTTTGAAGTAGTGATAGTTGAAAGAAAACTTATTTTCTCAGTAATTTCGACCAGTTGTCTAATATTTTTCTGAAGTTACCATGCTTCTTCATCTGCTTTTGGAAGGCGAAAAATTCTCTTCTAAGCGAATCTTCTTTTATACCCATTTTCTTTGAGCACTTATCAAACGCCTTGGTTTTTGTGATATTTCTTGATCTGGCACTATTAATATAATCATATATCCTGAACATCTTCTTCAGTCGGGAAGAATCCTCTTCCGGCATATCCCCAGTAAATTTATTGGCCCAACTTATTACAAGTTTTATTACTTCCTGATCGTGATCTCCTTCTATAAGCTTTTTGATTGCCCACATTCTGGTTGATTTTTTCGGGCTGTGGTTTTCAAAATAATTTTCAAATTTATTCTGTAGCCAGTCCTTAAATTCGTATTCAACATCCCTTGGAACCGAAATATTGTTTTTCTGACAGTAAAGCCATAATTGAACAGATTTTATTTTATACGTAGGTTTTTTTATCCTTAGGCTGATTTCGCACCGTTTAACAAACCTCCAATAAAAAAATATTTCCTTTTCTCGATACTTTTCCCTGAAATTACCCATTGCTTTCCTCATCAACTGAAATGACATTGCTTGTCAGGTATTTTTCCCATTTTTTCAGGGCTATATACATTTCCGGGAGATAATCGTGAAGGTCATATACCGCAGGCATCCCTTTCAATCTGTGATTCAGTATCTTCTCACTCACGATAAAATCAACCCGTAATTTGGGGAGGTAGGTCCTCACCGTACGCCGTAGGTCATGACTCCCAAGGACATCAATATCCTGCTTTTTACTGAACTTTTGCAAAAATCGTGTCGTGGTGCTCGGATTGACAGGCTGCTCCCCTGATCTTCCGGGAAATACATATTCAGTCCGAGCCTGATCCTGAATATGTTTGATAATGCTACGAACAAGTGGCGGTAAGGGGATTTTATGGGTATTTTTAGTTTTTACATTGCCTTTAGGGATAGTCCAAACCGGAATTTCTTTCCAATCATCGATATCCGGGTCACTTGAAAGATTTACATTTTCAGACTTGATCTGATCAAACTCCATTAACCTTGTTTCATTGATCCTCTGTCCGGTTAATAGAAGAATCTTCAATAGATTGTGACAGGGACTATCAGTCAGATTCTCCCACAGAAGTTTCATTTCTGCATCATTTAAAGTCCTTTCCCGTGGTTCAGGTGCAGCGGGCTTATCAACACTTGTCATGGGGTTTTTGTGGCTCTCAATTTGCTTTTTCTTTACACAGAAGTTGAAAAAATTAGATAAAACCAGATAAACAGTATGAGCTTTGGCTGGGAATCCATCATTAATCTTTTTTGTGAGAACAGATTCAATATGATGGTCCTGAACCTCTCCTATCTGATAGTTTCCAATCTGGGGGATAATATCTAAATCTAATGTCCCCTGATATAATTTAATAGTATTTGGCCGTTTGTCCTGCTTGCTCTCCATGAATATTTTACTGAACTCCTTCACGGTGTTGGTTTTCTCTTCATTTTTAG encodes:
- a CDS encoding site-specific integrase; protein product: MMTGKTETKFNFTDHQLTKKDIIKDKRYFVFDLKTPGLRCCISPTGTKSFSYQRWSKKHGKPLTRTIGKYPAVSIIEAREKANQLSMQINKGVNIQLAKNEEKTNTVKEFSKIFMESKQDKRPNTIKLYQGTLDLDIIPQIGNYQIGEVQDHHIESVLTKKINDGFPAKAHTVYLVLSNFFNFCVKKKQIESHKNPMTSVDKPAAPEPRERTLNDAEMKLLWENLTDSPCHNLLKILLLTGQRINETRLMEFDQIKSENVNLSSDPDIDDWKEIPVWTIPKGNVKTKNTHKIPLPPLVRSIIKHIQDQARTEYVFPGRSGEQPVNPSTTTRFLQKFSKKQDIDVLGSHDLRRTVRTYLPKLRVDFIVSEKILNHRLKGMPAVYDLHDYLPEMYIALKKWEKYLTSNVISVDEESNG